One Anopheles marshallii chromosome 3, idAnoMarsDA_429_01, whole genome shotgun sequence genomic region harbors:
- the LOC128715842 gene encoding proton-coupled amino acid transporter-like protein pathetic: MDNYKKKTPGRVQHLEYTQIRPQLTGGSKSELTGYIFGRMKSELNDVPAQTAAGSTLPLVDLIKDDEEAGTYNPFENRKVTHPTTDMETLVHLLKGSLGSGILAMPLAFVNAGLWFGLVATVAIGAICTYCIHILVRCSHILCRRAQLPSLGFADVAEVAFLAGPEQLKKYSRLARFIINLFLVIDLIGCCCIYIVFVATNLKQVVDHYTHSYWDVRIYILMLLAPLILLNLIRKLKYLTPFSLIANVLIGAGVGITLYYIVTDLPALSERKAIAEVQHMPMFFGTVIFALEGIGVVMSLENNMKNPQNFIGCPGVLNTGMSVVVMLYATVGFLGYLKYGEDTKGSITLNLPVEDVLAQMVKLMIAVAIFLTYALQFYVPMEIIWKNIKGNFNEHQNVAEYTLRIGLVILTVIIAAALPNLGPFITLIGAVCLSTLGLMFPAVIELVTFYEKPGFGRFNWILWKNVFLILFGVVGFVTGTYVSIVEFSEHLEEV, from the exons CAAATACGTCCGCAGCTCACCGGAGGTAGCAAGTCCGAGCTCACTGGATACATTTTCGGTCGTATGAAGTCCGAGCTAAACGATGTACCGGCACAGACGGCCGCCGGCTCCACCTTACCCTTGGTGGACCTGATCAAGGATGACGAGGAGGCGGGAACGTACAACCCGTTTGAAAACCGCAAGGTGACGCATCCGACAACTGACATGGAAACGTTGGTCCATCTGCTGAAGGGCTCGCTAGGATCGGGAATTCTTGCCATGCCCTTGGCATTCGTGAATGCCGGGCTGTGGTTCGGATTGGTCGCCACGGTTGCGATTGGTGCGATTTGTACCTACTGCATCCATATTCTGGTGCGCTGCTCGCACATCTTGTGCCGGCGCGCACAGCTACCTTCACTGGGGTTTGCTGATGTCGCGGAGGTTGCGTTCCTTGCCGGTCCGGAGCAGCTGAAAAAATACTCTCGGCTTGCCCGGTTCATCATCAACCTGTTCCTGGTGATAGATCTGATCGGTTGCTGCTGTATCTATATCGTGTTTGTGGCGACCAACCTGAAGCAGGTAGTGGATCACTACACTCATTCCTACTGGGATGTGCGCATTTACATCCTGATGTTGCTGGCTCCACTGATCCTGCTTAACCTGATCCGTAAACTGAAGTATTTGACACCGTTCTCGCTGATCGCCAACGTGCTGATTGGTGCTGGTGTTGGAATCACGCTGTACTACATCGTCACCGATCTGCCAGCTCTGTCGGAACGTAAAGCTATCGCTGAAGTTCAGCATATGCCAATGTTCTTCGGCACTGTCATCTTCGCGCTGGAGGGTATCGGTGTAGTTATGTCGCTGGAGAACAACATGAAGAACCCGCAGAACTTTATTGGATGTCCGGGTGTGCTTAATACCGGAATGTCTGTTGTGGTAATGCTGTATGCTACTGTTGGCTTTTTGGGCTATCTGAAGTATGGAGAAGATACCAAGGGCAGCATCACATTGAATCTTCCGGTAGAGGATGT GCTGGCTCAAATGGTAAAGCTCATGATTGCGGTAGCCATCTTCCTTACCTATGCGCTTCAGTTCTACGTGCCCATGGAGATCATCTGGAAAAACATCAAAGGAAACTTCAACGAGCACCAGAACGTTGCTGAGTACACCCTGCGAATTGGCCTAGTG ATCCTTACTGTTATAATTGCTGCAGCACTGCCCAACTTGGGACCGTTCATCACACTCATCGGGGCTGTGTGTCTGAGCACACTTGGTTTAATGTTTCCCGCTGTCATTGAGCTGGTTACGTTCTACGAAAAGCCCGGCTTCGGACGATTCAACTGGATCCTGTGGAAGAATGTGTTTCTCATCCTGTTTGGTGTGGTCGGTTTCGTTACCGGCACTTACGTCAGTATAGTGGAGTTCTCGGAGCATCTCGAAGAAGTGTAA